From Aspergillus chevalieri M1 DNA, chromosome 4, nearly complete sequence, a single genomic window includes:
- the ARV1 gene encoding sterol homeostasis protein ARV1 (COG:S;~EggNog:ENOG410PM1R;~InterPro:IPR007290;~PFAM:PF04161;~TransMembrane:4 (i84-103o115-136i386-403o415-437i);~go_process: GO:0032366 - intracellular sterol transport [Evidence IEA]), whose translation MPICIECSYPVSHLYSTYSRADDRSLGKGVRLTQCPRCQHFADKYVEYDFVVLFIDLVLIKPQVYRHLLFNRLGRDDNQFDRSIIRLGILLLLFDVYLTWARIEKSQSVTSSFLIYTPIIIQYFFFLTLNALATLAHHLTVRLLASVLVPRRLTADSGKSSGGSADSGTLTDQPSMSHPSPSTCSSSGVQSKAPQAQAHTTAANPPTASPPKLSQHDSASVSSPSLVRTNSASGNFTPPLPPPPPVAPPLRRASTAPITNLQPLPPPAPASPTAISTALLVSSCAKLFPILLVIWGPDGSGGNNASSESYTQSPADIHSRPLIIARQQGVPTPIATLVPAATSALSPSTSSLTSLLPAPWPMPPLFESWIAKIASMMPVSAPANQYLALFLDSIGSLLSLGAADTHLVLLSNIEALYILLGCGYLRAVALAVAGLVARWAVQRVILGAVGVG comes from the exons ATGCCCATCTGCATCGAATGCTCCTATCCGGTTTCTCACCTGTACAGTACCTACAGCCGTGCTGATGATCGATCGCTGGGCAAAGGCGTGCGCCTGACGCAATGTCCGCGCTGCCAGCATTTTGCAGACAAATATGTCGAGTATGACTTTGTCGTTCTGTTTATTGACCTGGTTTTGATCAAGCCGCAG GTGTACCGGCATCTCCTTTTCAACCGGCTCGGAAGAGATGACAACCAATTCGAT CGCTCCATAATTCGCCTTGgtatcctccttctcctcttcgacGTCTACCTGACCTGGGCGCGCATCGAGAAATCGCAATCCGTGACCTCTAGTTTCCTCATCTACACTCCGATTATCATACAATACTTCTTTTTCCTCACCCTTAATGCACTCGCGACGCTTGCGCACCATCTCACCGTTCGTCTGTTGGCATCCGTGTTGGTTCCCAGGCGTCTTACCGCTGATAGTGGTAAAAGCAGTGGAGGGAGCGCGGATAGCGGCACCTTGACGGATCAACCCTCTATGTCTCACCCCTCTCCATCGACCTGCTCGTCTTCCGGTGTCCAATCTAAGGCACCGCAAGCACAAGCACATACAACCGCCGCGAATCCGCCGACGGCAAGCCCACCGAAACTGTCACAACATGATTCAGCCTCAGTATCATCACCATCTCTTGTTCGCACCAACAGTGCCTCCGGAAACTTTACTCCTCCCCTTCCACCGCCCCCTCCTGTCGCACCACCCTTAAGGCGAGCTTCCACGGCCCCGATAACGAACCTCCAACCTCTCCCGCCTCCAGCTCCCGCAAGTCCGACGGCCATCAGCACCGCCCTCCTAGTCAGCAGCTGCGCAAAGCTCTTCCCAATCCTCCTCGTCATTTGGGGCCCAGACGGCAGCGGCGGGAATAACGCATCCTCGGAATCCTACACCCAAAGTCCAGCAGACATTCACTCGCGGCCTCTGATTATAGCTCGACAGCAGGGTGTCCCAACACCGATAGCGACGCTAGTCCCTGCGGCTACGTCTGCGTTGTCGCCTTCTACTTCATCACTTACTTCGTTATTACCTGCTCCGTGGCCAATGCCTCCGTTATTCGAGAGCTGGATTGCCAAAATAGCCTCGATGATGCCGGTTTCTGCGCCGGCGAATCAATATCTGGCTTTGTTCTTGGACTCGATTGGTTCGCTTTTGTCGTTGGGGGCGGCGGATACGCATCTGGTCTTGTTGAGTAACATTGAGGCATTGTATATCTTACTAGGATGTGGATATCTGCGCGCTGTCGCGTTAGCGGTTGCAGGATTAGTGGCTCGATGGGCGGTTCAACGGGTTATATTAGGAGCTGTAGGAGTTGGATAA
- the arg2 gene encoding acetyl-CoA:L-glutamate N-acetyltransferase (BUSCO:EOG09261BP0;~COG:E;~EggNog:ENOG410QE95;~InterPro:IPR006855,IPR011190;~PFAM:PF04768;~go_function: GO:0004042 - acetyl-CoA:L-glutamate N-acetyltransferase activity [Evidence IEA]): MSTSTLKWPRSAPSSLLQQNSRFIKRDHLPRPWCWSFSSSADRPVHQSADFSSYSKNSDRLGRRAKEKLLDREFFLSLLSSASTKREAKSYLARIKQQPKTDYNPPTTLKAEPELSKATVSAAALTPQSTSGGSFYGASRSVYDSPVFRQHATPAAQPQDIVEEKLHLALVKITTPQLLETSIIDGVAKTLAQLSRLGLPCCVVVDPGTKDDPNVLRKIAIEQADRISSAIDAQPDSKSVRLDSVFSITSTATEPTVFSRKVLLNPLRDAHTVIVPPIGYTMDTPRAVFIPANDAVLALTKELAGLAYPHDPDEDPLVTANRIRSLQKEVSLDRVILLDPLGGIPAYSGPQTSHVFINMEQEVEDIEDELLRVGQSLLAPGAAQTQEGATSIADSNPLTDFVNLEVASTPYGQAYQINQAKPGLEAIDGHIENLRLSQKALSMLPATSSGIISSPTDVANSARTPQTAASDVSNVGTRRQRNPLIHNLLTDKPLLSSSLPMSRRSALDGNKTLNPPVSHTTFVKRGMPLTLMPDPRVQMWTSNKEGRVRLTDPCIDLPRLVHLIEDSFNRKLDVQDYLKRVNERLAGVIIAGEYEGGAILTWETPPGVSDDDSEASRARMVPYLDKFAVLKRSQGAGGVADMVFNAMVRTCFPNGVCWRSRKDNPVNKWYFERSRGTWKLADTNWTMFWTTPGLPDDAQKLQDYEAVCRTIEPSWADNTGVID; the protein is encoded by the exons ATGAGCACCTCCACGCTAAAGTGGCCGCGCTCCGCTCCGTCTTCGTTGCTCCAG CAGAACAGTCGATTTATTAAACGCGACCACCTCCCTCGTCCATGGTGTTGGTCCTTTTCTTCCAGCGCTGACCGGCCAGTCCACCAGAGCGCCGATTTTTCCAGCTATAGTAAAAATAGCGATCGATTGGGCCGACGGGCCAAGGAAAAGCTGCTCGATCGG GAATTCTTTCTCAGTTTGTTGAGCTCGGCCTCGACCAAGCGAGAAGCCAAATCGTACCTGGCGCGGATCAAGCAGCAACCCAAGACGGATTACAATCCTCCTACAACACTTAAAGCTGAACCGGAGCTTTCGAAGGCGACTGTGAGTGCAGCAGCTTTGACCCCTCAGTCAACTTCCGGCGGCTCGTTCTATGGTGCCTCGAGATCCGTCTACGATAGTCCCGTCTTCCGTCAGCATGCGACTCCCGCGGCCCAACCGCAAGATATAGTGGAAGAAAAGCTTCACCTGGCTTTGGTCAAGATCACAACACCTCAGCTCCTCGAGACCTCCATTATCGATGGTGTCGCCAAAACCCTAGCCCAGCTGAGCCGTCTGGGATTGCCCTGCTGCGTCGTGGTGGACCCGGGGACAAAAGATGACCCCAACGTGCTGCGGAAAATTGCCATAGAGCAGGCTGATCGCATTTCCAGCGCGATTGATGCGCAGCCTGATTCCAAGTCCGTCCGGCTGGACTCAGTATTCTCCATTACATCAACTGCTACAGAACCCACGGTGTTCTCACGAAAGGTGCTGCTGAATCCGTTGCGTGATGCACACACTGTGATTGTGCCTCCAATCGGGTATACTATGGATACGCCCCGGGCCGTTTTCATTCCTGCAAACGACGCCGTGCTTGCTCTGACCAAGGAGTTGGCAGGGCTGGCATACCCTCATGATCCTGATGAGGATCCATTGGTCACTGCCAATAGGATCAGAAGCTTGCAGAAAGAAGTATCCTTAGACCGGGTTATACTATTGGATCCGCTGGGGGGTATACCGGCCTATAGTGGACCGCAGACGTCGCATGTCTTCATCAACATGGagcaggaggttgaggatatCGAAGATGAACTGCTGCGGGTGGGACAGTCATTACTGGCACCTGGAGCCGCACAAACCCAGGAGGGGGCAACTTCCATTGCTGATAGTAACCCTCTCACGGACTTCGTCAATTTGGAGGTCGCCTCGACGCCGTACGGTCAAGCATATCAAATAAACCAAGCAAAGCCTGGGCTAGAAGCGATCGATGGGCATATCGAAAACCTCCGGTTGTCTCAAAAGGCACTTTCCATGTTGCCTGCCACATCTTCCGGCATCATCTCGTCGCCAACAGATGTAGCCAACTCAGCTCGGACGCCGCAAACTGCCGCTTCGGACGTATCGAACGTGGGAACGCGACGACAACGAAACCCGCTCATTCACAATCTGCTCACTGACAAACCATTGCTTTCGTCTTCCCTGCCCATGAGTCGGCGCAGTGCCCTTGACGGCAATAAAACATTAAACCCGCCTGTCTCTCACACGACCTTTGTCAAACGCGGCATGCCGCTGACGCTCATGCCTGATCCGCGAGTCCAAATGTGGACCTCCAACAAAGAAGGTCGCGTCAGGTTGACCGATCCATGCATTGACCTACCTCGTTTGGTCCACTTGATTGAAGACTCCTTCAACCGCAAACTCGACGTCCAGGACTACCTGAAACGAGTCAACGAACGCCTAGCAGGCGTAATCATCGCAGGCGAGTACGAAGGCGGTGCCATTCTCACCTGGGAAACACCTCCCGGCGTCTCAGACGACGACAGCGAAGCCAGCCGCGCACGAATGGTCCCGTACTTAGACAAGTTCGCCGTCCTGAAGCGTAGCCAAGGCGCAGGTGGTGTGGCGGACATGGTTTTCAATGCGATGGTGCGCACATGCTTCCCCAATGGAGTCTGCTGGCGCAGTCGCAAGGACAATCCGGTCAATAAGTGGTACTTTGAGCGGTCTCGTGGGACGTGGAAGTTGGCGGATACGAATTGGACGATGTTCTGGACGACTCCGGGTCTGCCTGATGATGCGCAGAAGCTTCAGGATTACGAGGCCGTGTGCCGCACTATTGAGCCGAGCTGGGCAGATAATACCGGTGTGATTGATTAA